AGGCCCCGGTCGCGAAGTTCCGCGACCGGGGTTTCCTGCGTGGCGCCGTCGCGCGCATCGGTCAGCACGCAGGCGCCGCCGCCGGCGCCGGGAACGCCCAGCGCCTCGGCCAGGGTGCAGGTCAGCAACCGGCCCTGCGCCTTGTCGCGCCAGGGCGCGGAGATGCGGGCCCAGCCTGAGCGCCGCGTTTCGCTGTTGTTGAAGAGCACCAACACGCGCCGTCCGTCCTTGGCATTGGTCCAGCAGTAGATGTCCTCGACGACCGCGCCGTCGTCGCCCAGCACGTCGAACAGCCGGAACCGGCCGGCCCCGGAGAAGAGTGCCCGCTCGCGCAGGAGGGGGTAGATCATCCGCTCGTGGTGCGCCAGGAAACCGTCGTCCGGCGACTCGTCGCGGTAATCCCGCGCGAACTCCATGCCGTACTTCTCCTCGTATCCCTCGAACTGCCCGTGGGCGATCAGGGGCAGCCCCGGCAGCGTGGCCAGCAGGGTGCAGGCGCCGAAATAGCGGTCGCCCTTGCCGAACTGGCTCTCGGCGGTGGCCTCGTCCGGATTGCTCAGGAAGTTGACAAAGCGCTGGAGGATCTCCGGATCGTAGGCCAGCACGTTCTTGAGCGAGCGCCGGTATGCGGCGTTGTCCAGGTCGCGCACCATGTGCATGAAGGCGCTGTTGTAGACGCGGTGCATGCCGAGCGTGCGCACGAAGTAGCCCTCCATCAGCCAGAAGGCCTCCGCCAGCAGCAGGGTATCCGGCGCTTCGGCGGCCACGCGCTCGACCACCTCGCGCCAGAACTCGCGGGGCATGGCGCGATCGAAGTCCGCGCGGCTCAGGGCGTGCGCGGCGCGGCCCGGGATGTCGCTGCCGGCGCCCGGCTCCGGATACCAGAGACGCCGCACGTGGCGGCGGGCCAGGACCATCGCCGCATCGAAGCGGATCACCGGGAAGCGCCGCGCCACGGCGATGATTTCCCCGATGACGGCCTCACGGACCGCGGGATTCAAGAAGTCAAGCTGGGCGGTATCGTTCCAGGGCATGTTGGTGCCGTCGTTGCCGTGGTAGATGTAGCGCGTCTCGCCGGTGCGCAGGTCGACCCGCTGGAAGACGACCGCCGCGTCGCTGTGGTCCTGGTAGCCGTCCTCGAGCCGGATGGCGACGTGCGCGTCGTCGGATAGATCGGGTCCGCTGAACCGGTAGGACGGGAAGGGCGCCTGATCTACGCCCATGAACCAGTCGGGGTGCTCGTGGACCCAGCGGCTGTCGATGCCGGTGTGGTTGGGCACCATGTCCCCGGCCAGCCTGATGCCCCTCGCGCCCGCACGGCGGCGCAGGTCGTCCAGCGCGGCCTCGCCGCCCAGGTCGTCGGCGACGCGGTACCGGTCCACGGCGTAGGCGCTGGCGAGAGCCTCGATGTTGCCACGCCGCTGCTTGATGTCGCGC
The bacterium genome window above contains:
- a CDS encoding alpha-amylase; its protein translation is MSELLARYVAVIDPDLWVKAADRLGASLGAAERKRLGEILSRLFPTWTEVLDNDATPGTKGGQELQDKTQLLLLIGLLRGNRALAPVCDLIAVPELETGGLFDRAWDTLGRLLDASRGFTEDAGSLGELLTRPQRLAPDDLAAQLKLAHEAWSPWLQETALSLLLGAGELHEEQRPRCEGPGPARVMSFADAARGDGAGRRDDDSEVARYSPDRDWMPELVLLTKNSHVWLNQLARRHGRPIATLDAVPDGELDEMAARGITGLWLIGVWQRSRASRDIKQRRGNIEALASAYAVDRYRVADDLGGEAALDDLRRRAGARGIRLAGDMVPNHTGIDSRWVHEHPDWFMGVDQAPFPSYRFSGPDLSDDAHVAIRLEDGYQDHSDAAVVFQRVDLRTGETRYIYHGNDGTNMPWNDTAQLDFLNPAVREAVIGEIIAVARRFPVIRFDAAMVLARRHVRRLWYPEPGAGSDIPGRAAHALSRADFDRAMPREFWREVVERVAAEAPDTLLLAEAFWLMEGYFVRTLGMHRVYNSAFMHMVRDLDNAAYRRSLKNVLAYDPEILQRFVNFLSNPDEATAESQFGKGDRYFGACTLLATLPGLPLIAHGQFEGYEEKYGMEFARDYRDESPDDGFLAHHERMIYPLLRERALFSGAGRFRLFDVLGDDGAVVEDIYCWTNAKDGRRVLVLFNNSETRRSGWARISAPWRDKAQGRLLTCTLAEALGVPGAGGGACVLTDARDGATQETPVAELRDRGL